CAACAAGCCCCTGCTTCGGTTCTGGCAGACGGTCAGCGACGAGATGATCTGGTACGGCATGCTGGCTATGACGCCGTTTCGGTACAGCGACGTGCTGGCCGAGCACGGAAAAGTCGTCGAGGCCCTGCGCTTGGGCAAGGTGCGACTGTCTCGGCAGAGCCTGCAGGAACACCTGAACATCACCGAACAGATGTTGGTTACCAACGACGTCGGCGGGGAGGATCGGGGCGGCTGCCATGAGCTGGAAGTCTGACCTTTTTGAGGCTCGGCGCTCAGACGTCCTAGCCGATCTGGCGGCGGAGGAATTTTCCGGGCTGGCCGTCGGGGCGTGGGGATCGGCTTTAGGTGTCGCCAACGGTTCTCTCGGCTTTTTGCGGTACTTGGTGGACTTTAACCCGCTCAACTCGTTCGCCTTGCTCCTTCTGAAGGCCCGGCGCCGGCCGGTTCTTTTGGTCCAGAACGTGTTCTACGCGGCGCGGGCCTCAGAGACTTTGCCCGGCGTCGAGGTCCTCTTCGTGCCGCCGGATCAGTTCCCCGCGGAAGCGGCTTCCCGAGTCAGAGAGCTTTTCGCCCGTGGCGAGCTGGTCGCCGTGGCGGGGAAAAACTGGATGAGCTGGCCGCTGTGGGCGGCTCTGAGTGGCTGCGGGCCGCGCTGGGGCGACGGCGAAGGGCTTTTGGCCCGCCGGCGGACCGTCAAGGAGCCGTGGGAGCTGGAGCTTCACCGGCGAGGCGGCGAGATCTGCGACCGTATGGTCGCCAGCCTAGGCGGGCTGGTTCGGAGCGGGAAGCCGGCGTATCAGATACAGGCGGCTTTGGAGCACATCGCCAAGGACGAGGGGGCCGAATACGCTCAGACGTGGCTCACCGTCGCGCCCCGGGCTGACCGGTGCCGCTTCACCAGAGACGAGGGGCTGCGGACGCCTCAGACGGGAGATCAGGTGCTCTTGGGCATCTTCCTGATGTACGAAGGGTACTGGGGACACGAGCTCCGCACGGGGGCGGTCGGGACGCCTGACGCCCGGCAGGTCGAGCTGTTCGAGACGGTCAAGGCCATGGAGGACGCCGGGTTCGGGAAGCTGCGGCCCGGGAATGATCTGAAGAACGCCGCTGGGGCGATGACGGACGTGCTGGAGCGGAGGAAGCGGGACGAGTGGGGGAGCCTCTTTCGGTTCCGGGACGGCCACGGCTTGGGACTGGACTACGAGGAGCCGATTCTCACCGGGCCTTTTCCTCACGACTACGCCCCGCCGGCTCAGGAGCCGGAGAGCGTGGAAGTCCG
This is a stretch of genomic DNA from Jonquetella anthropi DSM 22815. It encodes these proteins:
- a CDS encoding M24 family metallopeptidase, whose translation is MSWKSDLFEARRSDVLADLAAEEFSGLAVGAWGSALGVANGSLGFLRYLVDFNPLNSFALLLLKARRRPVLLVQNVFYAARASETLPGVEVLFVPPDQFPAEAASRVRELFARGELVAVAGKNWMSWPLWAALSGCGPRWGDGEGLLARRRTVKEPWELELHRRGGEICDRMVASLGGLVRSGKPAYQIQAALEHIAKDEGAEYAQTWLTVAPRADRCRFTRDEGLRTPQTGDQVLLGIFLMYEGYWGHELRTGAVGTPDARQVELFETVKAMEDAGFGKLRPGNDLKNAAGAMTDVLERRKRDEWGSLFRFRDGHGLGLDYEEPILTGPFPHDYAPPAQEPESVEVRPGMVFELHPNVFSAAVGGAVIGDMVEITPRGPEFITRSPRELAVW